A region from the Musa acuminata AAA Group cultivar baxijiao chromosome BXJ1-10, Cavendish_Baxijiao_AAA, whole genome shotgun sequence genome encodes:
- the LOC103968745 gene encoding auxin-induced protein 5NG4-like isoform X1 — translation MAGGSQSSEKVKLLVAVLALQFSYAGFHIVSRTALNMGISKLVFPVYRNVIALVLLAPFAYFLEKKDRPPLTLSLLCQFFLLALCGITANQGFYLLGLYYLSPTYASAIQNSVPAITFAMAAALRLEQINVNSRYGVAKVVGTVASIGGATIITLYKGPPLLNHQQHSKLFVGASSNTILNWTLGCVYILGNCLAWSGWMVLQVPLLKKYPARLSITTITCFFGLIQFLIIAAFAEKDIERWKVHSGGELFTILYAGLVASGVSFSLQIWCIDRGGPLFVAVFQPVQTVVVAIMAAVILGDQLYSGGIIGSILIVLGLYFVLWGKSEEKKPTKEALENNDLRRLLLDQENLHKENAAVTDIP, via the exons ATGGCGGGAGGATCACAGAGTTCCGAGAAAGTGAAGCTTCTTGTAGCTGTTCTTGCACTCCAATTCAGCTATGCAGGGTTCCATATAGTTTCCAGAACCGCACTCAACATGGGGATCAGCAAGCTTGTCTTCCCAGTTTATAGGAATGTCATTGCTTTGGTTTTGTTGGCCCCCTTTGCATATTTTCTAGAGAA GAAAGACAGGCCACCTCTTACCTTATCCTTGCTGTGTCAGTTCTTTCTTCTGGCATTATGTGG GATAACTGCTAACCAAGGATTCTATCTCTTGGGTTTATATTATTTGTCTCCAACCTATGCTTCTGCCATCCAGAACTCAGTTCCAGCAATAACATTTGCCATGGCTGCAGCTCTTAG GCTTGAGCAAATCAATGTCAACAGTAGATATGGTGTGGCAAAGGTGGTCGGAACTGTTGCCAGTATAGGAGGTGCCACCATCATTACTCTCTACAAGGGCCCTCCTCTTCTGAATCACCAACAACATAGCAAACTATTCGTCGGTGCCTCATCGAACACAATACTGAATTGGACATTGGGTTGCGTATACATCCTTGGGAATTGCCTTGCATGGTCAGGTTGGATGGTGCTTCAG GTTCCATTGCTCAAGAAGTACCCTGCCAGGCTCTCAATTACTACAATTACCTGCTTCTTTGGGCTAATCCAATTCCTCATAATAGCAGCCTTCGCAGAGAAGGACATTGAGAGGTGGAAAGTCCACTCCGGAGGGGAGCTCTTTACGATCCTCTATGCT GGTCTTGTGGCATCAggagtctctttctctctccagaTTTGGTGCATTGATAGGGGAGGTCCCCTTTTTGTTGCTGTTTTCCAACCAGTGCAGACAGTGGTGGTGGCCATCATGGCAGCTGTTATACTTGGTGACCAGTTGTACTCAGGAGG GATTATTGGATCCATTCTGATTGTGCTTGGCCTCTACTTTGTCCTCTGGGGGAAAAGTGAGGAGAAGAAACCTACAAAGGAGGCACTGGAGAATAATGACCTTAGAAGGCTTCTCCTTGACCAAGAGAACTTGCATAAAGAAAACGCTGCAGTCACTGACATCCCATGA
- the LOC103968745 gene encoding auxin-induced protein 5NG4-like isoform X2 — protein sequence MAGGSQSSEKVKLLVAVLALQFSYAGFHIVSRTALNMGISKLVFPVYRKDRPPLTLSLLCQFFLLALCGITANQGFYLLGLYYLSPTYASAIQNSVPAITFAMAAALRLEQINVNSRYGVAKVVGTVASIGGATIITLYKGPPLLNHQQHSKLFVGASSNTILNWTLGCVYILGNCLAWSGWMVLQVPLLKKYPARLSITTITCFFGLIQFLIIAAFAEKDIERWKVHSGGELFTILYAGLVASGVSFSLQIWCIDRGGPLFVAVFQPVQTVVVAIMAAVILGDQLYSGGIIGSILIVLGLYFVLWGKSEEKKPTKEALENNDLRRLLLDQENLHKENAAVTDIP from the exons ATGGCGGGAGGATCACAGAGTTCCGAGAAAGTGAAGCTTCTTGTAGCTGTTCTTGCACTCCAATTCAGCTATGCAGGGTTCCATATAGTTTCCAGAACCGCACTCAACATGGGGATCAGCAAGCTTGTCTTCCCAGTTTAT AGGAAAGACAGGCCACCTCTTACCTTATCCTTGCTGTGTCAGTTCTTTCTTCTGGCATTATGTGG GATAACTGCTAACCAAGGATTCTATCTCTTGGGTTTATATTATTTGTCTCCAACCTATGCTTCTGCCATCCAGAACTCAGTTCCAGCAATAACATTTGCCATGGCTGCAGCTCTTAG GCTTGAGCAAATCAATGTCAACAGTAGATATGGTGTGGCAAAGGTGGTCGGAACTGTTGCCAGTATAGGAGGTGCCACCATCATTACTCTCTACAAGGGCCCTCCTCTTCTGAATCACCAACAACATAGCAAACTATTCGTCGGTGCCTCATCGAACACAATACTGAATTGGACATTGGGTTGCGTATACATCCTTGGGAATTGCCTTGCATGGTCAGGTTGGATGGTGCTTCAG GTTCCATTGCTCAAGAAGTACCCTGCCAGGCTCTCAATTACTACAATTACCTGCTTCTTTGGGCTAATCCAATTCCTCATAATAGCAGCCTTCGCAGAGAAGGACATTGAGAGGTGGAAAGTCCACTCCGGAGGGGAGCTCTTTACGATCCTCTATGCT GGTCTTGTGGCATCAggagtctctttctctctccagaTTTGGTGCATTGATAGGGGAGGTCCCCTTTTTGTTGCTGTTTTCCAACCAGTGCAGACAGTGGTGGTGGCCATCATGGCAGCTGTTATACTTGGTGACCAGTTGTACTCAGGAGG GATTATTGGATCCATTCTGATTGTGCTTGGCCTCTACTTTGTCCTCTGGGGGAAAAGTGAGGAGAAGAAACCTACAAAGGAGGCACTGGAGAATAATGACCTTAGAAGGCTTCTCCTTGACCAAGAGAACTTGCATAAAGAAAACGCTGCAGTCACTGACATCCCATGA